The Campylobacter concisus genome has a window encoding:
- a CDS encoding NAD(P)H-dependent oxidoreductase: protein MKILLINGGKKFAHSDGRLNQTLHDLASEKLAKMGHEVKQTTIDQGYDIEAEVEKFLWMDAVVWQMPAWWMGEPWIVKKYIDEVFTAGHGKLYTSDGRHRIDPAKNYGKGGLLNGKKFMLSLTWNAPAEAFSDPNEFFEARGVDGVYFHFRKANEFMGLKSLPHFICCDVIKMPDVPRYLKEYEAHLEKVFKA, encoded by the coding sequence ATGAAAATTTTACTTATAAATGGTGGCAAAAAATTTGCTCATTCAGATGGTAGGCTCAATCAAACACTTCACGATCTCGCAAGCGAAAAACTAGCAAAAATGGGTCACGAGGTAAAGCAAACAACAATAGATCAAGGCTATGATATCGAGGCTGAAGTTGAGAAATTTCTCTGGATGGACGCCGTAGTTTGGCAGATGCCAGCTTGGTGGATGGGCGAGCCTTGGATAGTGAAAAAATATATCGACGAGGTCTTTACAGCAGGACACGGCAAGCTTTATACGAGTGATGGCAGGCATAGGATAGATCCAGCCAAAAACTACGGCAAAGGCGGCTTGCTAAATGGCAAGAAATTTATGCTAAGCCTTACTTGGAATGCCCCAGCTGAGGCATTTAGCGATCCAAATGAGTTTTTTGAGGCACGTGGCGTTGATGGAGTTTATTTTCATTTTAGAAAGGCAAATGAATTTATGGGCTTAAAGTCGCTTCCGCACTTTATCTGCTGCGATGTTATCAAGATGCCAGACGTGCCAAGATACCTAAAAGAGTATGAGGCGCATCTTGAAAAAGTTTTCAAAGCGTAA